GAACGCCTTCGTTATGCGGATGCGTTTCAATTTTCACGGGCCTTCAAGCGTGTTTACGGAGTCCCACCGAGCTCGCTTTCAAAAACATTTTCCGCCAGCCCGCGGCGATAGACGTTCATCACGCTCGACGAAAACAACGAGATCACATTCACCCTGGCATCAACCGCGTGCTCATTCGCGTATCGGAGTCGCTGCACGAAGTTTACCGTTTCGAATCTGGCCGGTCGTTTTGCCGGGGTTGAACTGCGGATTGGGCGTCGGCAGTTGCGCGCCGACCGATTTTCGCCAGGCAACCAATTTCTTGTACAGCAGTTTTGCTTTTTCCGGTTTCTCATCCACAAGGTTGGTATCCTCGTGAATGTCGCTGCTCAGATCGTACAGCTCTAATGGTTGCCTCCCGAAAACTTCGATCAACTTCCAGTTGCCTGAACGGATCGCGCTGTAGGGCTGAGCTCCCATCGAGTGGTAATGAGGGTAATGCCAAAACAGATCGTCTCGCATCGACGCCATCTGCGGAACCTTCAAATACGGCCGCAGCGATACACCGTCCTGCACGCTCGCAACCTCGCTGGGCAACGTGATTCCCAGCACATCACAAATCGTCGGCACGAGATCCATCGTGATGGCCGGACGATCGCAAAGCACATTGGTCGCTCCCTCGCCGGGCAATCGAATGATCAAAGGGACACGGACTCCGCCCTCGTAGATCCCTCCCTTGCCTTGACGAAGCGGTGCATTGTCAGTCGCCGCCGGTTTCAGCCCGCCATTGTCGCTGGTAAAGATGACTAACGTCTCGTCCCAGATGTCATGTTCTCGCAGCTTCGCAACGATTCGTCCGACGGCCTCATCGACACTCTCAACCATTGCCGCGTAGCGAACGTTGGTATGCGTTCGGTGCGGATTCGCCTGGAGCTTCGCTTCGTATTTTTTTATCAGATCGGGGCGTCCCATCAGCGGCGTGTGCACGTTGTAGAACGAAAAATTCATGAAGAACGGCTTCTTCGCTTTGGCCAACCGATCAATCAACAATTCTGCTTCGGTGGCCAAACGATCGGTCAAGTACTCGCCTTTTCGTTCCTCGTCCGAGCGGCCGCCTTTAGGAAGCGTTTCATAGATCGAATTCTTCTTTTGTTCAGCTAATCCCTTTCCTTTCCCATAAGGCCAAAAATAGCTCGGCGGTGCCCCTTTTTCGCAGCCACCCACATTGACATCGAAACCATGGGCTTGTGGGTAAAAATCGGGATCCGGACTGTCTTCCTTTCCGGTGGTGTAACCGTCACGATGGGCTAAGTGCCACTTGCCGAGGTGCACGCAGGTGTATCCATACGGTTCGAGCATCTCCGGCAAAGTAACATGTTCTTTCTCGAGCACCTGGGTCCACGATGGAATCGTCATGGGGGTGTTCACGAAAGAGTGACCAGGAATGAAGTCGGTCACATGCAACCGCGCCGGCGACTGGCCCGTCATCAGTGCGGCCCGACTCGGCGAACAAACCGTACACGCAGCGTAGCCATTGGTAAAACGCACGCCGCTTTGGGCGAGCGCATCGATATTGGGTGTTTCATAGAAATCGCTGCCGGTGCATCCTAGGTCTGTCCATCCCATGTCG
This genomic stretch from Novipirellula caenicola harbors:
- a CDS encoding sulfatase; the protein is MKLTSRVLLIAFVCLFWGSVSAKAAPRHVVLFFVDDMGWTDLGCTGSDFYETPNIDALAQSGVRFTNGYAACTVCSPSRAALMTGQSPARLHVTDFIPGHSFVNTPMTIPSWTQVLEKEHVTLPEMLEPYGYTCVHLGKWHLAHRDGYTTGKEDSPDPDFYPQAHGFDVNVGGCEKGAPPSYFWPYGKGKGLAEQKKNSIYETLPKGGRSDEERKGEYLTDRLATEAELLIDRLAKAKKPFFMNFSFYNVHTPLMGRPDLIKKYEAKLQANPHRTHTNVRYAAMVESVDEAVGRIVAKLREHDIWDETLVIFTSDNGGLKPAATDNAPLRQGKGGIYEGGVRVPLIIRLPGEGATNVLCDRPAITMDLVPTICDVLGITLPSEVASVQDGVSLRPYLKVPQMASMRDDLFWHYPHYHSMGAQPYSAIRSGNWKLIEVFGRQPLELYDLSSDIHEDTNLVDEKPEKAKLLYKKLVAWRKSVGAQLPTPNPQFNPGKTTGQIRNGKLRAATPIRE